From the genome of Pelobates fuscus isolate aPelFus1 chromosome 6, aPelFus1.pri, whole genome shotgun sequence, one region includes:
- the LOC134615252 gene encoding uncharacterized protein LOC134615252: protein MGRKHRRLQTSEAAGQPDIRRSFDRPQQTTQPKMASGRPQGSSESEMSPDEEGPVITQTSSGVYRREDSDSDTSPSTKGDIKRLLLELRGVWKKDLDGVRGEIGGIVSRLGAVETRGVEKDSSLAETRTKVADLTQQLQRLTRAVTAMEVRHRRKNIRIRGVPETVGPESVLEFSNKVATMMAEWKLVSRKLYESKIVHSTITSLGDNLQEEEKPGSRLLNVPKIAHSTITSLGDNLQEEEKPGSRLLYVPNIVNSTITALSDNQTFILAPYYDPRGPTLSIRVLAIIHHSVRELYCWFHCIHSSSVTVRAQIDLHRDRFGYPYGTADLLCTEPPKCTYHYISVHWSNATNITQLPLFEVRNRPPHTLSVNFTVCISTMYGDFNNVLQTIQSIEMYKLLGAGRVTLYVNKCHENVDKVLQYYVEEGILEVVPWPIDKFLRTSREWHYNLNSTNQIGYYGQTATLNDCLYRNMYRSKFVFLNDIDEIILPMKHRDWKSLMQSLQKQYPESSVFRIENYFFPKHGNGYELNKWKDIPGINILLHTFREQASKKMVDARKLIVDPIKVYQTSIHNVIKNNGKATNISNKTAIVFHARKTGPRFGQEFLKKDRTMKRYSESLIRNVDKVIHQVFSHH, encoded by the exons ATGGGGCGCAAACATCGCAGATTACAGACCTCTGAGGCCGCCGGGCAGCCCGATATCAGACGGTCATTTGATAGGCCGCAACAGACTACGCAGCCTAAGATGGCATCAGGAAGACCACAAGGCTCCAGTGAGTCGGAAATGTCCCCGGATGAAGAGGGACCTGTAATAACACAAACCTCTAGCGGAGTATACCGAAGGGAGGACTCCGACTCAGATACATCTCCCTCTACCAAGGGAGACATTAAAAGACTCCTGCTCGAGCTCCGCGGGGTCTGGAAGAAGGACCTGGACGGAGTGCGAGGAGAAATTGGCGGCATCGTGTCCCGCCTGGGAGCGGTGGAGACCAGAGGGGTGGAGAAAGACAGCAGCCTTGCAGAAACCAGAACGAAAGTGGCAGACCTCACCCAGCAGCTACAAAGACTCACCCGCGCAGTCACGGCCATGGAGGTCAGACACCGGAGGAAAAATATACGTATAAGAGGGGTGCCGGAGACAGTGGGACCCGAGTCGGTGCTGGAGTTCTCCAACAAGGTGGCCACCATGATGGCG GAATGGAAGCTTGTAAGCAGAAAACTATATGAGTCCAAAATTGTGCACAGCACTATAACTTCTCTGGGTGATAACCTACAAGAGGAGGAGAAGCCTGGAAGTAGATTACTAAATGTTCCCAAAATTGCGCACAGCACTATAACTTCTCTGGGTGATAACCTACAAGAGGAGGAGAAGCCTGGAAGTAGATTACTATATGTTCCCAATATTGTAAACAGCACTATAACTGCTTTGAGTGATAACCAGACTTTTATCCTGGCTCCGTACTATGACCCCCGAGGACCCACACTTAGTATCCGGGTGCTTGCCATTATACATCATTCAGTGAGAGAGCTTTACTGTTGGTTCCACTGTATCCATAGCTCCTCCGTGACAGTCAGAGCTCAGATAGACCTTCACAGAGACAGGTTTGGATATCCATATGGGACGGCTGACCTGTTATGTACAGAGCCTCCAAAATGTACCTATCATTACATATCTGTCCATTGGTCCAATGCCACAAACATAACTCAGCTGCCGTTGTTTGAAGTCAGAAACCGTCCTCCTCATACTCTGTCTGTCAATTTCACTGTCTGCATTTCCACCATGTACGGAGATTTTAATAATGTTCTACAGACTATCCAGAGCATTGAAATGTATAAACTGCTTGGAGCTGGAAGAGTTACTCTCTATGTCAACAAGTGTCATGAGAATGTGGACAAAGTCTTACAATATTACGTGGAAGAGGGAATTCTAGAGGTCGTTCCTTGGCCAATAGACAAATTCCTACGAACATCTAGAGAATGGCATTATAACTTGAATTCCACAAATCAGATTGGTTACTATGGACAAACAGCCACTTTAAATGACTGTCTGTACAGGAATATGTATAGAAGTAAGTTTGTCTTCCTTAATGACATTGATGAAATCATTCTTCCGATGAAACACCGTGACTGGAAGTCTTTAATGCAGAGTCTACAAAAGCAATATCCAGAGAGCAGCGTCTTCCGTATAGAAAATTATTTCTTTCCAAAACATGGAAATGGATATGAATTAAATAAGTGGAAAGATATACCTGGTATTAATATTCTTCTTCACACTTTTAGGGAACAAGCAAGTAAAAAAATGGTGGATGCCCGTAAACTAATAGTAGACCCCATCAAGGTATATCAAACATCGATCCATAATGTTATAAAGAATAACGGAAAGGCAACAAACATCTCAAATAAAACTGCTATTGTCTTTCATGCAAGGAAAACTGGACCAAGGTTCGGCCAGGAGTTTCTTAAAAAAGACAGGACCATGAAGAGATACAGTGAGTCCTTAATAAGAAACGTTGACAAAGTGATTCACCAGGTTTTCTCACATCATTAA